The following proteins come from a genomic window of Stegostoma tigrinum isolate sSteTig4 chromosome 30, sSteTig4.hap1, whole genome shotgun sequence:
- the sf3a2 gene encoding splicing factor 3A subunit 2 translates to MDFQHRPGGKTGSGGVASSSESNRDRRERLRQLALETIDINKDPYFMKNHLGSYECKLCLTLHNNEGSYLAHTQGKKHQTNLARRAAKEAKESPAQPAPEKVKVEVKKFVKIGRPGYKVTKQRDAEVGQQSLLFQIDYPEIAEGVIPRHRFMSAYEQRIEPPDRRWQYLLFAAEPYETISFKVPSREIDKVEGKFWTHWNRETKQFFLQFHFKMEKPLQPPTLPIGPPGIKNRPPPPPLMNGVPARAPMPPDALPPPRPAGMPMPPMPPAGPVPPGPPQLPPAPQGPPPTPQGPPPTPQGPPPTPQGLPPAPQGPPPAPQGPPPTPQGPPPPTPQGLPPPPTPQGLPPPPTPQGLPPPPTPQGLPPPPTPQGLPPPPTPQGLPPPPTPQGLPPPPTPQGLPPPPTPQGLPPPPTPQGLPPPPTPQGLPPPPTPQGLPPPPTPQGLPPPPTPQGLPPPPTPQGLPPPPTPQGLPPPPTPQGPPPASVPPMIRPPLPSDSAPVSAPPTPLPPPGVPPPPPTN, encoded by the exons ATGGATTTTCAACATCGACCAGGAGGGAAAACTGGCAGTGGAGGGGTTGCTTCCTCCTCTGAAAGCAATCGAGATCGAAGAGAACGGTTGAGACAGTTAGCTTTGGAAACCATTGACATAAATAAG GATCCCTATTTTATGAAAAATCACCTGGGTTCTTATGAATGTAAACTTTGTCTAACACTTCACAACAATGAG GGAAGCTATTTGGCACACACACAAGGGAAAAAACATCAGACTAATCT GGCACGACGAGCTGCAAAAGAGGCAAAGGAATCACCAGCACAGCCTGCCCCAGAGAAGGTTAAAGTGGAAGTGAAAAAGTTTGTGAAAATTGGCCGGCCAGGTTATAAAG TGACCAAACAGAGGGATGCAGAAGTGGGACAACAAAGTCTTCTGTTTCAG ATTGATTATCCTgaaattgcagaaggtgtaatcCCACGCCACCGGTTTATGTCTGCATATGAGCAGCGAATTGAACCACCTGACAGGCGTTGGCAGTACCTGTTGTTTGCAGCAGAGCCATATGAAACCATTTCTTTTAAG GTGCCAAGTAGAGAAATTGATAAAGTTGAGGGGAAGTTTTGGACCCACTGGAATAGAGAAACGAAACAG ttttTTCTTCAGTTCCATTTCAAGATGGAAAAACCGTTGCAACCACCGACCTTACCAATTGGACCACCTGGGATAAAGAAcagaccaccaccaccaccacttatGAATGGTGTGCCAGCAAGAGCTCCCATGCCACCAGATGCCCTTCCGCCTCCAAGACCAGCAGGCATGCCCATGCCACCGATGCCACCAGCTGGCCCAGTGCCACCTGGTCCACCACAGCTTCCTCCGGCTCCGCAGGGACCACCACCAACTCCGCAGGGaccaccaccaacaccacaaGGTCCTCCGCCGACTCCTCAAGGTCTCCCTCCAGCCCCGCAGGGTCCTCCACCAGCTCCACAGGGTCCACCTCCAACCCCGCAAGGTCCGCCGCCGCCAACCCCGCAGGGCCTCCCGCCGCCGCCAACCCCGCAGGGCCTCCCGCCGCCGCCAACCCCGCAGGGCCTCCCGCCGCCGCCAACCCCGCAGGGCCTCCCTCCGCCGCCAACCCCGCAGGGCCTCCCTCCGCCGCCAACCCCGCAGGGCCTCCCACCGCCGCCAACCCCGCAGGGCCTCCCTCCGCCGCCAACCCCGCAGGGCCTCCCGCCGCCGCCAACCCCGCAGGGCCTCCCTCCGCCGCCAACCCCGCAGGGCCTCCCGCCGCCGCCAACCCCGCAGGGCCTCCCGCCGCCGCCAACCCCGCAGGGCCTCCCGCCGCCGCCAACCCCGCAGGGCCTCCCGCCGCCGCCAACCCCGCAGGGCCTCCCGCCGCCGCCAACCCCGCAGGGCCTCCCGCCGCCGCCAACCCCGCAGGGCCTCCCGCCGCCGCCAACCCCGCAGGGGCCTCCCCCTGCTTCAGTTCCACCTATGATTAGGCCTCCACTTCCCAGTGATTCTGCACCAGTATCTGCACCTCCTACACCTCTGCCACCACCAGgtgttcctcctcctcctcctactaATTGA